The genomic window GGTGAATGAGAGTGGGCAGACTGAGAGAGGGGTTTTAATGGGCAAACCGAGCCCATCTCAATGTGAGAAGTTGAACCATGCCGGTCCCCGACTGGTCTTGTTCGGCATGATTCGATGAACAATGCTTGCAATCTTACCAAACAATCTATTCCAGTTTAATTCTTCCATTATCTTAGAAAGTTGTGGAAAACATAATGAAGGAATTAGAGAAAAAAGTGTAAAAATGCAAAAAGGACAGAAAACAGCAGCAAGTATGTCTGATTTCCAATATCCCTTTAGCATAAGCAGAGACTTGTTCCTACCAGCAAGTCAGAGCCCCCAGGCAGACAGAATACAGCATAACAATAAGATTAATACACACCCAGCCTCCTACTACTCGCCCTCAACTCATCATTAGACATCTTCATGGCTCTGTTGCGTGAAGGACAGCCCTAATTTATGAAAACGATAAGCTGTTTCTCAGACTAGTAAGATTCTTATGCAACAAAAAACCACAATCTTAAATCCATTAATAGTGCAGCTTCTAAATTTGGAATGAAGCACAAACTCTATATTTGAAGATTCAAATTCCACTACGTGAAATCAAGAAGGCTTTGCAATTAGACAGTAGCTCCGCTTGCAAAAATTATGTCACAAGGAAAGCAAAGTTCAGTAACATTCTTTTCTCATTTAACGAAATGGCCTTCCTGTCCACTCCTTGATAAAACTTTGGcataaatttaaatcatattgaTTAAGAGATAAAGGGGAATTGAGGAACAAACCAAAAAGAGTCTGGTTTCGTTTTCAAATAACTAGAAAGTGGACAACAACTAGAATAAACAATTACAAGGAAAAAAGAAGGCAGTATCACAAACATAGACTAGAAAGAAAACAAATAAGAACACACAAAGTACGAGAAAAGGAGAAATTAATCAGActttaaaaaaaaggataaactgtaaatagtaaaaaaataaatgagagaAATTAGGAAATAAATGAGAGAAATTAGGCATCCACTGTCACCTGAATAGATGGATTTATCTGCAGTAAACGAAATGCATCAAAAACTTTCTCACGTTCTTTAGACTGAAAAGTATTTGAGCTATAAAGGTGCCAAGCTGGTTCAATCCAATCAGATTCTGAATCAGTTAAAGATTCAATTGAGGAAGCTTTCTGTGGTGTTGTTGGAATCATCTCTTTATCAACTGCAACCTGACCCAGATAAGAAGGATGTCCATCTTCTGTCTGAGAAAATGAGGAAGGCACAGATATCCTGCAGGTTTAAaggaaattattaaaaaaaaaaaggaaaaactgaCATTAATGAACCAGGAATCCCAAATGATGCAGAAAAATAGTTTGATCAAATAATGCTAGTGCTTAAACCAAAAACTTTATCTGCAAACCTGCAACTTAGTTGTTACACTTATTAGTTAAGTAATATTATTACATGCTGAAGAAATGTGAAAGTCAAAGTGGTCACAATTTATCAGTGCTTTAAAAAACATTTATAATACAGGGAAGAAAAGGAGACAAAAGCTTCATAACTCAGAGGGTACTGCTCCACCTAAGGGATTCACACTTTATTCCATCTTTCACTTAAGCTGGTCATGTATGTGACAGCACAATTATTATCAATCATCTCAATGTATACCTATGTCCTGCATGCAGTTACTTCCTAAGTCGTTATATTCCTTCATTAGCATTACTTTTATCACAGATCTGGAAGACATTTTAATTGGAAAGTACTTAGAGGAAGCAACAGAAGAAAGAACCTTGAGAAAATAGTTATAGGGGGAGAAACAAGTTAACTACCATAAACAGGGATTTAAAATGCAACATAAATTGAAATTCTTCCAAATAACAAGGTGCAGAAGAAAAATTAAGATCATATAAAGTTATAGATTAACTGGAAAATTGACCTCAAAAGAAATTGCATAACTCTATAAAATCCTGCACTAAATGTGCTTACATAAATACACCACAATTAAAATGGTTAGGCTTTGCAAGCTTTAGAATAACTTCAAATTTGTTCATACCAATGCTGAATAAAAAGATACTGCATTATAAAAATTCACACCATAAACCAAACATGTGTGATTTGTCATGAGATTTAGTAATAAGGTCCCTTGATATGATGAGTTGTCAGCCCTGTTCGGAGAAGCATTGAATTATCTGTATGATACAAGTTCTGCCTCTAGTAGATGCACAGTGATTATCAAATATTTAGTCTTTGGGTGTACGTGCCTTCGCATATGCCTTGACCCCTACATGATGATAATATCGCCAGCACAGAGACTAGTGGTTTTCACTATAGTAATGCCTACAATCAGAATAGAACCTTATTGTCATCTATGCCTCTCACAAGACCCATTTCATTAAGAAGCAAATTTGCTATTGGGATTGAGCCCAAATCTGAAGTGTCCCCAAACATAGGGGACTCGCTCCCACCTTGAATGTGTTAGTTGAGTCTCAACACCATGTAGACCCAGCATGACTTTGTGGAAAATACTGAAAAACTTGTCTACACCCAAAAGATTTTCTCCGAATGTCATGTATATAGATCATAAATCATTGTCCAAGACTTTTCCCCATCAAAATAGACCCCACTACGGAGTGCAACTCTAAAGACTCCACAAGAGGATCAGCAGACTTTCATGACTGGTAGCTGCCAAACTGACAACCATAACTTGTCTTGGCTACAAGTTCACCCGGTCCAACTCAACATCAGCCAATCGGCAGTCCATGTGCCTAATTATATTATGGTGGGGTGCTGGGGCCCATCTAcaaccacaccccccccccccccccccaacaaagTTAATCACTGAAGGTACTAAAATAGTTTGCACCATGCATGGCCAATTTGTCATGATGCGAAGCCCCTGTATACTGATCTCATTTTATGAAAGAAAACATAATTGCCAACCTTCTAAACATTCAAATGGTCAATCGTCACCTATCAACGCTGAATAACTGATTTCATGAAGCAGGATGGGCCAGCACATAAAAATCCAGTTAATCGTACTagtacaccttttttttttttttttttgataaatagtaCACCTTTTCTTTGACAAAAGGACTACCACGCAGTAACCAGAACTTACATCATACCAAAGTCAAAACCATCCAAACCatcaatactttttttttttgtatctacGAAAATGATACTAATAAACATTattaagagaagaatccttttaaAACAATACAATTGGCTGAACAAAATACTCCAAAATAATAAAACACATCTAAGAAATTAAAGCACGAACACCACAAGAAGATCAAACCTTTCCTAAAACTATCAGTACCTAACATGATGCAGACAGCAAAAAGTCGCGTATTGGCAAATTCAAaaataaccttttttttttaagatataaaaTTGAAGCAGGAAGAAGATTTCAAAGATGGGAATTAGCTATTTAAGAAGAACTTACTGCTGGAGGGTGGAGACTGCCTCCTCGACCTCCTCCTTGGACGGGGCCCTCCCGAAAACCAACCGCTCCAACAACCCCCACTTACCCAACTCCCCCTCTTCCTCCACTTCCACCTCCTCCTCCCCCACCGCTTCCCACTCCTCCCCGTCCCCGAAACACGCATAAGAGCTCCACCCAGGCACCCGCCCCGACGCGGCCGCAAAGGTCGGCGACGACGCCGACGCCGGCGAGGACGCCCCAGACGACGCCACACACACGATCCTCGCAGGCTTCCCCGGCCTCCCCACGCCCCCCGCCGCGATCGCCTCCTTCACCCCTCCCACGCCCGCTCCCACCGCCCTCCCCACCGCCCTCAGCATCTTCCCTCCCCCCATCCCCGACGGTGTCCTCAtcgccatccctctctctctctattcctCTTATctgtttctctttctctctttttgttgggACGTGGGGAGGGTGACGGCGAGGGGTTTTGTACGGTTCTTGGGGATTTGTTTGGATTTATGGGGGAACCTTCGGACGGAGTGATGCCTACGGCGCACCGCTCGATGAAACGATCCAAGAGCGATATCTGGGAGAGAGGTGTCGCCCTGTGGATCGAGCGGTGGCGATTGGGGAGATGGTCattccctctttcttcttttaaaAAGTAGGATAAGGAATATAAACAGAACAATGGAGAAAGGATATAACCCAGCACGAAGCGGGAGGCGTCGGGACTCGCTCGACACATGTAACGGAAAGAGTGTACTATGGTCctatcttttagatttttttatttcatcaaaCTTCAGTACATAAAAGGGTGCACGATAAGCTAGCGGCATCCTGTGAATGGTACAGCTCATTCTTAAATTATTGCCACAAAGTTAGGTGATTATAGTCACGCAGAGTATAATTGTTCTCAATTATGTGGGGGGTGTTATTCGAATAGGTGAGTGAATAATGCTTTCTTGGGCACGTGAGATCAGACCTCGGATGCTGGTACAGAGGACAGAA from Elaeis guineensis isolate ETL-2024a chromosome 4, EG11, whole genome shotgun sequence includes these protein-coding regions:
- the LOC105043677 gene encoding uncharacterized protein; the protein is MAMRTPSGMGGGKMLRAVGRAVGAGVGGVKEAIAAGGVGRPGKPARIVCVASSGASSPASASSPTFAAASGRVPGWSSYACFGDGEEWEAVGEEEVEVEEEGELGKWGLLERLVFGRAPSKEEVEEAVSTLQQISVPSSFSQTEDGHPSYLGQVAVDKEMIPTTPQKASSIESLTDSESDWIEPAWHLYSSNTFQSKEREKVFDAFRLLQINPSIQRMVVSLSSDEAVWDAVMRNEVVQELKKSFHEVGNYETQSSDEHPDVAPGILRWILDGTKSKIMEFIHKITKLVGDLFHLQEKDENPDLFNDAVRSSFMLSIAVFIIVVVTRIQKA